From Ammoniphilus oxalaticus, the proteins below share one genomic window:
- the mog gene encoding molybdopterin adenylyltransferase: protein MEWKVGVLTISDKGSRGEREDQSGVVLQELVQGINGQITAYEIIPDEQPLIEQKMIELSDQRHCELILTTGGTGFAARDVTPEATKAVIDKEAPGLAERMRAATLVHTKFAILSRATSGIRGNTLIINLPGSPKGVRECFESIQDVLPHALQILRGNTEHEGGVTK from the coding sequence GTGGAGTGGAAAGTAGGCGTTTTAACGATCAGCGACAAAGGGAGTCGAGGGGAACGCGAGGATCAAAGTGGAGTAGTTCTTCAGGAGCTTGTTCAGGGAATTAACGGACAAATTACTGCGTATGAGATTATTCCAGATGAACAGCCACTGATTGAACAAAAGATGATCGAACTTAGCGATCAGCGTCACTGTGAGTTGATTCTCACGACAGGCGGGACAGGCTTTGCCGCGCGCGACGTAACCCCTGAAGCGACGAAAGCAGTGATCGATAAGGAAGCCCCAGGCTTAGCGGAACGAATGCGGGCAGCTACGCTCGTCCATACGAAATTCGCCATCTTATCGCGGGCGACTTCCGGTATTCGCGGCAATACACTGATCATCAATTTGCCCGGTAGTCCGAAAGGTGTTCGGGAATGTTTTGAATCGATACAAGATGTGTTGCCCCATGCTTTACAAATTTTAAGAGGCAATACGGAGCACGAAGGAGGCGTAACTAAATGA
- a CDS encoding (deoxy)nucleoside triphosphate pyrophosphohydrolase, which translates to MKEIEVVAAVIYERERGFLCALRGPKMSLAGLWEFPGGKVEPGEDHKQALKREIKEELGCVIDVGEPIVSITHDYEDVRVRLHTYWVTQFDRAPIAKEHEQLDWVSLDNLLKLDWAPADIPTVQKVLASKQHNSLS; encoded by the coding sequence TTGAAGGAAATAGAAGTTGTCGCCGCGGTCATTTATGAGCGAGAACGAGGTTTTCTTTGCGCCTTACGGGGACCAAAGATGTCATTAGCTGGGTTATGGGAGTTCCCAGGGGGAAAGGTAGAGCCAGGCGAAGATCATAAACAAGCTTTAAAAAGGGAGATCAAGGAAGAACTAGGTTGTGTGATCGACGTGGGCGAACCGATCGTTTCAATCACGCATGACTATGAAGATGTCCGAGTGCGTCTTCATACGTATTGGGTTACGCAGTTTGATCGAGCGCCGATCGCCAAGGAACATGAGCAACTCGATTGGGTTTCCCTCGACAATCTGCTCAAATTAGATTGGGCCCCCGCTGATATTCCCACAGTACAAAAAGTTTTAGCGAGTAAGCAACATAATTCGTTGTCATAA
- a CDS encoding S1C family serine protease, which produces MRRKPVYSTRFRSKTAACNHPGNYFVPIVEKAKHSVISIETKDKATNRQSEFLFSFLLPNSDQNTSATRSFGTGFITHPNGYILTSEHVVSQAKEIMVKLYSGEQRTAKIVWSDPKRDLAVLQIPTRRPLPPLPIGSSEESKVGEFVISVGNPMGLEHSVTKGIISAKNRPVRISSKLYEDIIQTDCAINPGNSGGPLINLNGEVVGMNAFIIKNNQGLGFAVGIDSIKQRVGKFLGK; this is translated from the coding sequence GTGAGACGGAAACCCGTATATTCCACTCGATTTCGATCAAAAACAGCCGCTTGTAATCACCCAGGAAATTACTTCGTTCCCATCGTGGAAAAAGCAAAACATAGTGTGATTTCCATCGAAACGAAAGATAAGGCAACGAATAGACAAAGTGAATTTTTGTTCTCTTTTTTATTACCGAACAGCGATCAAAACACGAGCGCGACGAGAAGTTTTGGAACAGGATTTATTACCCATCCAAACGGCTACATCCTGACAAGCGAGCACGTGGTGAGTCAAGCGAAAGAAATTATGGTGAAATTATATAGCGGCGAACAACGTACCGCAAAAATTGTTTGGTCGGATCCAAAAAGAGACCTCGCTGTTTTACAAATCCCTACCCGACGTCCTTTACCACCTTTGCCTATTGGTAGCTCAGAAGAAAGCAAAGTTGGCGAGTTTGTCATTTCCGTCGGCAATCCAATGGGACTTGAACACTCTGTTACGAAAGGAATCATTAGCGCCAAAAATCGGCCCGTGCGCATCTCAAGCAAATTATACGAAGACATTATCCAAACCGATTGCGCGATCAATCCTGGAAATAGCGGAGGACCGCTCATCAACTTAAACGGTGAAGTAGTTGGTATGAATGCCTTTATTATAAAAAATAATCAAGGTTTAGGGTTTGCCGTAGGCATTGACAGTATTAAACAGCGAGTCGGGAAGTTTTTAGGAAAGTAA
- a CDS encoding carbamate kinase family protein — MGKLAVVAIGGNSLVKDNNFSVQAQYEAVCIIASNIADMVQEGCEVVVTYGNGPQVGFALRRSEIAHDVAGLSVSPLVNCVADTQGGIGYQIQQALMNEFIHRGVNKKVVTVITQVEVCSNDPGFQNPTKPVGSFYTKQQAEQLMEDYPEWTMIEDSGRGYRRVVPSPKPIRILEKDAIKSLIHDGYVVIAVGGGGIPVVKSDANTYAGIDAVIDKDYATSLLAEKIEADILIMTTGVPKVCINFGKPNQMSLDRITVEETKRYLMERHFLNGSMLPKIEASLNFLKKSGTKVIITNPQSLKNAVNELAGTHIVKL, encoded by the coding sequence ATGGGAAAGCTAGCCGTTGTGGCAATAGGCGGGAACTCGTTAGTAAAGGATAATAACTTTTCTGTTCAGGCTCAATATGAAGCGGTATGTATCATTGCCTCGAATATAGCGGATATGGTTCAAGAGGGTTGTGAGGTGGTCGTTACTTATGGAAACGGGCCGCAAGTCGGCTTTGCTTTGCGACGATCGGAAATTGCTCATGATGTCGCGGGTTTGTCCGTTTCGCCCCTTGTCAATTGTGTTGCAGACACGCAAGGCGGGATTGGGTACCAAATCCAACAGGCATTAATGAATGAATTTATTCACAGAGGCGTTAACAAAAAAGTTGTTACAGTGATTACGCAAGTGGAAGTGTGCAGCAATGATCCAGGGTTTCAAAATCCAACGAAGCCGGTCGGGTCTTTTTATACAAAGCAACAAGCGGAGCAACTAATGGAGGATTACCCAGAATGGACGATGATTGAAGATTCGGGCCGTGGGTATAGAAGGGTGGTGCCTTCCCCGAAACCGATTCGCATTTTAGAGAAAGATGCGATTAAATCATTAATCCATGACGGATATGTGGTGATCGCGGTCGGCGGCGGCGGGATTCCAGTCGTTAAATCAGACGCCAACACGTATGCGGGAATTGACGCGGTAATAGATAAAGATTATGCGACGAGTTTGCTCGCGGAAAAAATTGAAGCGGATATTTTAATTATGACGACAGGGGTTCCAAAAGTATGCATTAATTTTGGAAAGCCGAATCAAATGTCGTTGGATCGGATTACAGTGGAAGAAACGAAACGATACTTAATGGAGAGACATTTTTTAAATGGGAGCATGTTGCCTAAAATTGAGGCGAGTTTAAACTTTTTGAAGAAAAGTGGCACGAAAGTGATTATTACGAACCCGCAAAGTTTAAAAAACGCGGTTAATGAGTTAGCGGGGACCCATATCGTTAAATTATAG
- a CDS encoding TerC family protein, translated as MIFEAEFWMSLATIIMIDIVLAGDNAVVIALASRNLPLQQRNKAILWGTFGAIIVRILMTLGAVWLLRIPFLQAIGGLLLLIVAIKLLKSGDDSENIKAETGLMQAIRTIIIADIIMGVDNVLAIAGASQGNMLLVVIGLAISIPIVVWGSKWIVTLMDRFPVIVQIGALILAWTSGTMIVHDQMVGELALAQWGWLSWVIHAFTLGLVLLFIFFQQRAKRAQIKPDVQNVV; from the coding sequence ATGATTTTTGAAGCAGAATTTTGGATGAGCCTAGCAACGATTATTATGATTGATATCGTGTTGGCTGGGGATAACGCGGTCGTGATTGCCTTAGCGAGTCGCAATCTTCCGCTCCAACAGCGGAATAAAGCAATTTTATGGGGAACGTTCGGGGCAATCATTGTGCGAATTTTAATGACACTTGGCGCAGTTTGGCTATTACGGATTCCATTTCTCCAAGCGATCGGTGGATTGCTATTGCTCATTGTTGCGATTAAATTATTAAAAAGTGGCGATGATTCCGAAAATATTAAAGCAGAAACGGGTTTGATGCAGGCGATTCGGACAATTATTATTGCTGACATCATTATGGGTGTCGATAACGTGCTGGCAATTGCCGGGGCTTCTCAAGGTAATATGTTGCTTGTCGTGATCGGTTTAGCAATTAGTATTCCAATTGTTGTCTGGGGCAGTAAATGGATTGTCACACTGATGGACCGTTTTCCGGTGATCGTCCAGATTGGAGCTCTCATTTTAGCTTGGACTTCGGGGACAATGATTGTTCACGATCAAATGGTCGGGGAACTTGCGCTTGCCCAGTGGGGCTGGTTGTCTTGGGTGATTCACGCATTCACGCTTGGTCTCGTATTATTATTCATTTTTTTTCAACAAAGGGCAAAACGAGCCCAAATAAAACCTGATGTTCAAAATGTTGTCTAG
- a CDS encoding peptide-binding protein, whose protein sequence is MKQIRILLPTTFFIVFLFVLVQVSVGQKFLTSSTKETKNHLIIGTIGSPTLFNPYFSADSSSGQVEALLFNGLITYDDQLQPIPDLAERWEVSEDGYSWTFHLKKGVQFHDGQEVTARDVVFSYNIPRSQKYAGPRASDFEKIQSIRAVDRHTVQFVLSEPYAPFLSVCSFAILPAHQLEQVPVEQLAEHPFNTKQPIGTGPYRFVEWKDGQYIQLQANPNFFKAAPSIEYLYFRIVPDQNAQLIQLQSGAIDWMGIPATDLTVGRLFEKQGKTKLHSAPSLSYTYIGYNLNRSQFQDVRVRQALTYAIDRQKIVDVVLEGEGQVAHTHGSPLSWAYNDDISTFEYDPEKAKKLLKEAGWIDTDGDGILEKDGEKLTFVLLTNQGNKIREMTAQIVQQQWAEIGVNVTLQFMEWSAFIHNYVDTKKFDAVLLGWSLGVDPDPTAIWHSAESERGLNYISYDNSEVDRLLEANTRALDPQERKQILNQFQQIIAKEQPYTFLYYSNGITAFPPQLQGFIPHPAASFYNIHHWRFSRPSEEESQS, encoded by the coding sequence ATGAAACAAATTCGAATCCTGCTTCCAACGACATTTTTCATTGTATTTTTGTTTGTTTTGGTTCAAGTCAGCGTGGGGCAAAAATTTTTGACAAGCTCAACTAAGGAAACTAAAAATCACTTGATTATTGGAACGATTGGGTCACCGACTTTATTTAATCCGTATTTTTCAGCGGATTCATCTAGCGGACAGGTGGAAGCGTTGTTGTTTAACGGCTTGATTACTTACGACGACCAATTACAACCGATTCCAGATCTTGCGGAGCGTTGGGAAGTGTCAGAGGACGGTTATAGTTGGACTTTTCATTTGAAAAAAGGGGTCCAATTTCACGATGGACAAGAAGTGACCGCCCGTGATGTCGTTTTTTCATACAATATACCACGCTCTCAAAAGTATGCGGGGCCACGGGCTTCTGACTTTGAGAAGATTCAATCGATTCGCGCCGTGGATCGTCACACCGTTCAATTTGTATTAAGCGAGCCGTACGCCCCTTTTTTAAGTGTATGTTCGTTCGCGATTTTACCCGCCCACCAATTGGAACAAGTCCCTGTCGAACAATTGGCTGAACATCCGTTTAACACGAAACAGCCGATCGGAACCGGTCCTTATCGTTTTGTCGAGTGGAAAGACGGACAATATATTCAGCTGCAAGCGAACCCTAATTTTTTCAAGGCAGCGCCAAGCATCGAGTACCTTTATTTTCGGATTGTTCCCGACCAAAATGCGCAATTGATTCAATTACAATCGGGGGCGATCGACTGGATGGGCATTCCCGCTACCGATTTGACGGTCGGCCGTTTATTTGAAAAACAGGGGAAAACGAAGTTGCATTCAGCGCCATCCCTATCCTATACATACATTGGCTATAATTTGAACCGATCTCAGTTTCAGGATGTTCGTGTTAGACAAGCTTTAACGTATGCGATTGATCGGCAAAAAATAGTGGACGTTGTCTTAGAAGGAGAAGGACAAGTCGCTCATACGCATGGTTCTCCGCTTAGCTGGGCGTACAACGACGACATTTCCACTTTTGAGTATGATCCTGAAAAGGCGAAGAAATTATTAAAAGAAGCGGGATGGATCGATACAGATGGTGATGGCATTTTAGAAAAAGACGGGGAGAAACTTACTTTCGTTTTGCTGACGAACCAAGGCAATAAGATTCGTGAGATGACTGCTCAGATCGTCCAACAACAGTGGGCAGAAATTGGCGTGAATGTGACTCTGCAATTTATGGAATGGAGCGCTTTTATCCACAATTATGTGGATACTAAAAAGTTTGACGCCGTTTTATTAGGATGGTCGTTAGGGGTCGATCCTGATCCGACCGCGATTTGGCATAGCGCGGAAAGTGAACGCGGTTTGAATTATATTAGTTACGATAATTCTGAAGTGGATCGCTTGTTAGAGGCGAATACACGGGCATTGGATCCACAAGAACGGAAACAAATTTTAAATCAGTTTCAACAAATTATCGCGAAGGAACAACCATACACGTTTCTATATTATTCAAACGGGATTACCGCTTTTCCCCCGCAATTACAAGGGTTTATTCCGCATCCCGCCGCTTCGTTTTACAATATTCATCACTGGCGATTTTCCAGACCATCGGAAGAGGAGTCTCAATCATGA
- a CDS encoding ABC transporter permease, with protein MLAYLFRRLLQAIPLLFGISLISFFMMHLAPGGPTDVMMDPQVKPEDRERMMKDLGLDQPPWLQYVHWVTRFAQGDWGVSFIRKQPVLELILERLPQTMLLMGSSFLFAAAFSIPIGILAAKRKNTWIDYTSSFVAFLGLATPNFWLGMMLMMVFSVYLNLLPAGGMVGMIEGQGHILDFIKHLILPAITLGTADMAALTRYTRSSMLEVFGQNYMVTARAKGLREWVVIYKHGLRNGLIPIVTIFGLSLPSFFGGAVIVEKIFAYPGIGLLFLDAVFQRDYPIIMAITMISACLVVLGNLLADILYAALDPRIEYK; from the coding sequence TTGCTAGCCTATCTTTTTAGACGGTTGTTGCAAGCGATCCCGCTATTATTTGGGATTAGTTTGATCTCGTTTTTTATGATGCATCTTGCTCCTGGCGGCCCAACGGACGTGATGATGGACCCGCAAGTAAAACCCGAGGATCGCGAACGAATGATGAAAGATCTCGGTTTAGATCAGCCGCCTTGGCTGCAATATGTACATTGGGTGACACGGTTTGCCCAGGGAGATTGGGGCGTGTCATTTATTCGCAAGCAACCTGTTTTGGAGTTGATCTTGGAACGTTTGCCGCAAACGATGTTGTTGATGGGGAGTTCGTTTTTATTTGCGGCGGCTTTTTCAATTCCGATTGGGATTTTAGCGGCCAAACGCAAAAATACGTGGATTGATTATACGTCGTCTTTCGTCGCTTTTTTAGGACTGGCTACACCGAACTTTTGGCTTGGGATGATGTTAATGATGGTTTTTTCCGTATATTTAAATCTACTTCCCGCGGGTGGCATGGTTGGCATGATCGAGGGACAAGGACATATTTTGGACTTCATTAAACATCTGATCCTGCCCGCGATCACGCTAGGAACGGCGGATATGGCGGCCTTAACTCGATATACGCGGTCGAGCATGCTTGAAGTGTTCGGACAGAATTACATGGTCACGGCGCGAGCGAAAGGGTTGCGGGAATGGGTCGTTATTTATAAGCACGGTTTACGCAATGGGCTCATTCCGATTGTGACCATCTTCGGGCTAAGCTTGCCTTCTTTTTTCGGAGGAGCGGTCATCGTCGAAAAAATCTTTGCGTATCCGGGAATTGGATTGTTGTTTTTGGATGCTGTCTTTCAGCGAGACTATCCGATTATCATGGCAATCACGATGATTTCTGCTTGCCTTGTTGTGCTTGGAAATCTATTAGCTGATATCTTGTATGCCGCCCTAGACCCGAGGATTGAATATAAATAG